A genomic window from Maylandia zebra isolate NMK-2024a linkage group LG20, Mzebra_GT3a, whole genome shotgun sequence includes:
- the calcrl2 gene encoding calcitonin gene-related peptide type 1 receptor codes for MGIFGGEDSLTANSKKREMWKTLTLSLLVALALFTEVAHCQDMESLAVTEKTMPRQENFTNMDLADLLGQSRRQILAAQFECYLKIIHDPVTEEGPYCNRTWDGWLCWDDSAPGTVMQMCPAYFMDFDPTERVTKVCNPDGQWFHHPESKRIWSNYTMCSAHTNHKLKLAISVYYMAMVGHSLSIVSLVISLTIFSYFKSLSCQRISLHKNMFLSFILNSIVTMIWLTFSIVNNQGTDTSNSVNCKILAVLTQYTSTSTYFWMLCEGIYLHTLIIVAVFVGEQQLFWYYILGWGFPIVPAVTYAVARGLFHNDPCWISTHTQLLYIIHAPIHVALIVNFFFLLNIVRVLITKLKETHCAESTTYMKAVRATLILIPLLGIQYILIPWAPDGRISHAVYEFFLNIFTHFQGLLVASIFCFCNAEAQTAVRRKWFQCKSAWGKTGWGETPLTNNHFNYHTNSSITETSRITMNVEPSANAPSEKKDSISVVPQNASRKKSNACTNGEISNILETTQI; via the exons aGAAATGTGGAAAACCCTAACACTCTCCCTGCTGGTTGCACTGGCACTCTTCACAGAG GTGGCCCACTGTCAGGATATGGAGTCCCTGGCAGTCACTGAAAAAACAATGCCACGGCAGGAGAATTTTACTAACATGGATTTGGCCGACTTACTTGGACAGTCGAGACGGCAGATCCTGGCTGCTCAGTTTGAATGCTACTTGAAAATAATCCACGATCCAGTAACAGAAGAAG GCCCTTACTGTAACCGTACATGGGATGGCTGGCTATGTTGGGATGATTCAGCTCCAGGAACTGTCATGCAGATGTGTCCAGCATATTTTATGGACTTTGACCCTACTG AGAGGGTTACCAAAGTCTGTAATCCTGATGGCCAGTGGTTCCATCACCCAGAGAGCAAGAGAATCTGGTCTAACTACACCATGTGTTCTGCACACACTAACCACAAACTCAAG CTTGCCATCAGTGTCTACTACATGGCCATGGTGGGTCATAGTCTTTCCATTGTGTCCTTAGTCATCAGTCTGACCATCTTCTCCTACTTCAA GAGCCTTAGCTGCCAGAGAATCTCCCTTCATAAGAACATGTTTCTTTCCTTCAtcttaaactcaattgttactaTGATATGGCTCACATTCAGCATAGTCAATAACCAGGGCACAGACACCAGCAACTCT GTGAACTGTAAGATCCTGGCTGTACTGACTCAGTATACCTCTACTTCCACCTACTTCTGGATGCTGTGTGAAGGCATCTACCTCCACACACTCATCATAGTGGCCGTCTTTGTTGGggaacagcagctcttctggtaCTACATCCTGGGGTGGG GTTTTCCCATCGTTCCTGCTGTCACATACGCTGTGGCTCGTGGGCTTTTCCACAACGACCC gtGCTGGATtagcacacacactcagctgCTCTACATCATACACGCCCCCATTCATGTTGCACTCATT gtgaactttttctttctcctgaaTATCGTCCGGGTTCTGATAACCAAACTGAAAGAGACACACTGTGCTGAGTCCACGACCTACATGAAAGCAGTTAGAGCCACGCTCATCCTCATCCCTCTGCTGGGAATCCAGTATATCCTCATACCTTGGGCGCCGGATGGACGCATTAGCCACGCTGTCTATGAGTTCTTTCTTAACATCTTCACTCACTTCCAG GGACTCCTGGTGGCAtctattttctgtttctgcaaTGCTGAG GCTCAAACAGCAGTGCGGAGGAAGTGGTTTCAGTGTAAATCTGCCTGGGGCAAAACCGGCTGGGGTGAAACACCTCTCACCAACAACCACTTTAACTACCACACCAACTCTTCCATCACCGAAACCAGCCGCATCACCATGAACGTAGAGCCGTCTGCCAATGCACCTTCGGAAAAAAAGGACTCGATCTCCGTGGTGCCGCAAAACGCCAGCAGGAAGAAGAGCAATGCATGCACCAACGGGGAGATAAGCAACATTCTGGAGACCACTCAAATCTGA